A genomic region of Solanum dulcamara chromosome 2, daSolDulc1.2, whole genome shotgun sequence contains the following coding sequences:
- the LOC129880231 gene encoding uncharacterized protein LOC129880231 — protein MGVDYYNILKVSRSASEEDLKRSYKRLAMKWHPDKNSQNNKEAEAKFKQISEAYDVLTDPQKRQIYDLYGEDALKSGQFASASPTSAGSGTGNGRGFRFKTRDAEDIFAEFFGGSEGYSSGSGAGVGRKAAPVENKLPCSLEELYTGSRRKMKISRILLDDSGKPTTVEEVLAIHIKPGWKKGTKITFPEKGNYEYGAAPGDLIFVIDEKPHAIFKRDGNDLVINQKISLLDALTGKTISLTTLDGRELTIPIKEIVKPGQELIIPNEGMPISKERGQKGNLKIKFDIKFPSRLSADQKSDLRRVLCRSID, from the exons ATGGGAGTTGATTACTATAACATACTGAAAGTATCTCGTAGTGCGAGTGAAGAAGATTTAAAGAGATCGTACAAGCGATTAGCTATGAAATGGCATCCAGATAAGAACAGTCAGAACAATAAGGAAGCAGAAGCAAAATTCAAGCAGATTTCTGAAGCATATGATGTGCTTACTGATCCTCAGAAGCGTCAGATCTATGATTTGTACGGTGAGGATGCGTTGAAGTCCGGTCAATTTGCTTCGGCATCGCCAACTAGTGCTGGTAGTGGTACTGGTAACGGTAGAGGGTTTAGATTCAAAACGCGTGATGCGGAGGATATTTTTGCTGAGTTTTTCGGTGGATCGGAAGGGTATAGTAGTGGTTCTGGTGCCGGAGTAGGTCGGAAAGCGGCGCCGGTGGAGAATAAACTTCCGTGTAGCTTGGAGGAGCTTTACACGGGATCCAGAAGGAAAATGAAGATCTCAAGGATTCTTCTTGATGACTCCGG TAAGCCAACAACTGTTGAAGAGGTCCTAGCAATACACATCAAACCAGGTTGGAAGAAAGGCACAAAAATAACTTTTCCAGAGAAAGGAAACTATGAATATGGAGCTGCCCCTGGTGATCTCATTTTTGTGATAGATGAAAAGCCACATGCTATCTTCAAGAGGGATGGAAATGATCTAGTCATCAATCAGAAAATTTCTTTACTAGATGCTCTCACTGGGAAAACTATCAGCTTGACCACTTTGGATGGAAGGGAACTCACAATACCAATCAAAGAGATTGTCAAACCAGGACAGGAGCTGATAATCCCAAATGAGGGAATGCCAATATCAAAGGAACGTGGCCAAAAAGGGAATTTGAAGATCAAGTTTGACATTAAATTTCCATCAAGGCTAAGTGCAGATCAGAAATCTGATCTCAGAAGGGTGCTGTGCAGGAGCATTGACTAG